In Cheilinus undulatus linkage group 3, ASM1832078v1, whole genome shotgun sequence, the genomic window GTTCAGAAACACTGCAACATTGATTAGTATCTTTCAAATACATTAACTACTACTACGTGAAAATAAATAGTCAATATGGATGCTGCAAGTGGACATGTAtccatgtattttatttacttcAAAAACTGAAGTCCATAAAATGAAGCTACTAAACCGTAAAACCATGTCTCATTTTtgtggatgtatttcacatactgatagaaaaaaaactgttttaaaagtgaCTGCATATTCCGACTTCCGTTTCTGGTGGATGGGAGCCACACACAATGCATTTAGGGAACCTGATGCAGAGCAAGGCCAGCACTTCTAAattcttttctctctcaaaatgtaaaattatacacaaaaaaagagaCGCTGGTATACTGTGTAGTACATACACCTTATGGAGTTCAGTTTAAATGAAAAGTCacctaaattactaaaaaaaaacaaggtagGCCGTGCGCATGCATTTATGAATGTCCAAGAGCCCatggatgtctgatgtctgctgcCAGGCTCTATTGAGATCTTGACGTGATTAGGCTATTTCGTTATCTCAGAAAACACAGCTGATTTTCATGTGATCATTAgttaatttctcaagaaaaGGACTGAAAGTAATGTGTTGTTATGAGAAAACTAGCACTGTTAGccccagattaaaaaaagatttttttaaagacaaaacacaaagtTTACCTGTTACAACAAGTAAACTAAACATGTATAGATGCATGTCCTCTAGGGTTTTCTTAGTTTACTTTAGAGATGTGTTCTtcacatagactgtagaaagaaatGGACAAAGCCAGTGTGATGTCAgccgtttgattacaataggtggactcaaactgctttcgAGGCCAATCTGAGcagcctccatattgaaatcgctgtctcaaccaaactttagatcaacctaacagcagaaaagagcccgcccactgagcttgacttcctgCCAGCTAAGCTATCACTAAAGCCTGCCTTCTGGAGGTAgtgtctgcctgtcaagctatctgtcaatcaaatgagacgggCCAATCATTGCGCAGTTTCTGATTGTGAAACTGCACAATGATTGTGGTTCAATCATTTCGATTATATATGGTAACTAATGAGACGCGTTTGGTTTTTTTgaatcaggctgtaaaccagtttctttctcatgtaaaaaatgtctttttaacatgtgttgtgtacgggacttccagtgttcctgcagccagcctcaaggtGACACTCGCCgtattgcagttttttgtacttccacattggcttcatttttcaggagcGGAGGTCGTTGCTTGGTTCATGAATAAGACAGAACAAATGTGAACAATATGATCTGGATCCCATTTGAGTGcaattttctattatttttcttattattattatcatatatTTGTGTATGTCTTAGAGTTTTTTGGTTGATTAATGGGAATGACCATTTCCCCACACTGCTCTACCACAGGCAGACCATGCATTAGCAACATACGCTTAACAGTATAACTTTGTTTTACATATGGTGTGTAACACAGCCAAGCCAATGAGCAGATTACATCTGACCCAAAATGTATTTTCAGGAGACAgtatatttagaaaaataacatgatattttcatggataaaaaattaaatataatcGGAGTAAAGTACTAGCACAAGCAAATGGAGAAATCACTGGATGGTACCTTTACGCGTATGCTGAGAACGGTGTTTAACATCAAATGGCAGGATCATATTCCAAATACAGTGCTGTACAAAGACCTTCCaccaatcagcaacaaaatTTCTACTAGAAGAATGGGAGTCACAGCTCACTGCCATCGGCATCCAGGAATCCCAACAAACAGGGTCATCTTATGGGAACCCTCACATGGGCACAGAAAGAAGGGAAAACCGATCAAAACCTTTAACGATCTGCTGAAAACTGATGCTGCTGTTACATCTAAAGAAGAGCTCGCAACGTGTATGGAGAACAGAGATGACTGGAGTGACCGACAACAGGCTTGCCTATGGGCGGCCTAAGTAAGTAAGTACTAGCACAAGTATCAGTCATATGTTATGACATTGCTAAATTTGGCAGGTCAAAAGAAGCTTAACAGTAGTGATCGGTCATTTGTGAacgagccggttcaaagagccggctcttttatgtgaacaatAAGAGCCGGATCCCTTTAGAGAGccgttttatatttttataactgttattatcattatcatttgtatgtgtgtctgtgtgttatttgtttgattagtagggatgatcttttaTCCTTTACCAAaggcacaccatgcattaaggacTCATGTTTGATGGTGTACCATTAAGGTTTGTCAGGTGTGCCATACATCCCAGTAAGTAAGGAGATTTGATCTGACccacaaggtgttttggggagacagtagatttttaaaagttacatgatattttcatcgATTTTAAAACTTGAGCacagttggagtaaaatacccgcccaaatatcaatcatatgttatAAAATTGCTCAAATTGGCAGGTCAAAGGGGGCCAAACTGGTACCTCAATGAATAGCCGTTTGGGAGCCgaaagagtcggctctttttGCTGAACcgagccaaatgatccggatcactgaaaagagcccaaattcccatcactacttAACTGGTACCAAAATGAAGAGCGGTAGGAGAGCAGGCTCTTCTTGATTAGCTGAGCTAAATGACCcggatcactaaaaagagccgATATTCCCATCACTAGTTTACTGGTTTCTGGCAAGGTACGGATGtctacctaaaatcacaatcCTAAACACAACAGTATTGTTAGCTTGTGCACCGTAACTATCAAAGCAATACtttcataaagaaaaacaaatagcCTGTCTTTCAGCAAATAAATATGACTGTACTTTTAAAATATCTGTAAACCAGAGAATCACTTTTAGTCAATGGTTTTAGCCTATAACAAAGTGTGTAATTTTTGAAGCTAACGTTCCTTATTAGAGCAGTTAAAGTAAAACTTTTCGGTTACATCCGTCAAACAGCTGCTCAGACACGCAAACAGCATAACTAGTTGACCGTATTCAGTTACACTTCAAAATCCCCTCTCTTAGTCTCGGTCCTCATCTCAGCATCCTTCTTAAACTACTCACGAGCGCACAGCTGTAATACATGTTGCCTGCTTTGTCAGAGAATAAACGTCTAATGAAAGAAATCCTCTGTCGTCTCTACTTTCTCCGCACAGACTCGAATGAGGAAAAGCCTCCCACGTGGGCACAGCTACATGAAAATGACATTCGGTATCTGATGGGTTAACCTCTTATTACTAATCATTTAAGACAGATAAGCTCATAAACGTGCTCTGAAACGCTTAAATAGGTCTTACCTCTCATTGAGCGTCTTCCCAGACTGTCCCTACAAACTTTAGCCTAAGTTTCAGTCTGCCGTCGCTAATTTAGTTGACGCACAGTCACGTGTCACGCTGATCGCTGGGGGGGATTTCTCGCAGTTTTGACTAGTTTCAGGATCATCAGTACATAAGGTCTGTTTCTGCATGCTGTTCAGCCTGTAGGTGAAACATACACGTGTACGTCTGTGGCGTGACCACTAAATGAACTGTTGCATCATCATACACATCAATAAGTGAGTTTGCACTGAGTGGACTCAAATTCAATGCAGGTCTTCTTTTCACTGAAAGAATAGCTTAACTACATAAATAGAGAATAAACCAgcatatttcacttttaatattttttttattttcaaactatGTGCAATGTGAATTTCACAGTTGAGCTTAACCACCACCATAAtccaaaaacagacaaaccagcaaaataaaagtgaggaGAATACATCATGGAGAACACAATGGAATAGCACCAATAAGCGATGCATGTAAAAGACCAGGATGAGCAACATCTTGCAGCCCAAGGCCACTAAATCTTgaacagtttgttttctttagctTGTTGTATAAGAAGACTGGTGTTTGAAATATGACATAACAACGGAGTTAGGTGATCTGTAATGCTTAGTTTCAGTGAgtagttaaaaaagaaatacttcTGTACAACAGagggaaaagaaaatcaaaatgtagCACTCGTGCAGgacatcttttcttttttttcctcaaccGAGCAGGATTACTCTAGCATAACTAAATAGGTAATAattacacaaagaaaagaaaaaacagccactggagacaacaaaaaaggaaatcacATCTATTTTTTCAAGTTATAAAAGAAACTGAAGAGAAGTTTAAAAAACTGTGCAAGTACAGCAAACCTATAGTACAGTATAATAcacataacaaaaacatttaaatacagtACTGTGTATCAGTAGAAATCCTGAGAGATCTCCGTTCCTGGTTCTCAAATGGCCGTCTGTAGACGTGGATGAAGCTCAAACCTTTTCTCACCCTTGATGAGGGCATTATTCAAGCTGCGTCAATTAAAAATCAACTCAATCAGTCTAAAGTAGATCTTCTCTTGGAGAATATACCTTAAAGTCCTCAAAGAATGTGACTCATTCTGTAATAATTTCTCTTTAATGATTGCTGTGTGGTCAGTAAAACCTTTATCGAAATAGAGGGGCATTTGCCGTTTTAAGATAAAATGTGAGGGAAATGTGTAGTGCAAAGATGACACAGGAACCTGCATGAGGAAATTGACGGCACTGAAAAATGTCACACTTTCACAGGGAACGCCACTCGGTGGTGGTATTAATTCTTCTGTACAAgattgtcaaaaaaaataaaagagcagcACCAACAATCTGTGTCCTCTGTGTGATGGCGTGTAAAAACGGATTCATGGCGGTTGGATGAGTGAGCACATGACCCGAGCCACTCCACTGTATAGTCTGCTTGTTCAGTAGGGTGCTTTGTAAAGTTTGCAGTTGAGGACTGCTGAAGAAGTGGAGAGTGATTCAGTGCAATGCTGAGTAAGACTTTCAGACTTTTCTTCATCAGGAGAAACAGTTTTTGATTCTGATGCCCCTTTACAAGCCACAGGCACATTGGCATCCCAAATGATCTGCACTAAATTACGCATCACTTCCAGCTTGCACCCATGCAGCAGACACACAATCATTATTGGAACTACTGTGATTTTCAATAGCAGAGACAAGcacacaaaacatttaatgcaCTTTTACTAAGTTATGACGTAATATAGCCTAATCACAGTTCCATGACTTATTGCTaccacaaaattatttttaatgtccagATCAACCTTAACAAGACCCCAAATGCTtatttggcattaaagaggaaGGCTTTTTGAaccttttgcaaaaaaaattataaccCAACACCAAGAAGTAACTTCAGAGCTCAATGCTGAACTGAGCTTTTCACAAAGTCGCTTCATCAACACAATGGCCTGAAATGTCCCTTTTCTCCTAGTCAAATATCTGTTAAGTTTCTGAGGTAAACCTGTTAGTTGGTCTGAACTTTCCACTTAGTGTTGCGACAAATTTGACTCCGTCCTTTTTTCTCCAATGTGGAGAGTGAGTACTCTTAACATTTCACTTAAGTTGTCTTCGCAATGTGACACAAAAATGGatgcaaactgaaaaaaatgggagGTATGAGCCTCCATGCAACTGGAATCTCAaactaaactttaaaaacagcttgcaaGCCACACATAGTGTATTGTTTGACACACTGACACATGTGAAGGAAGAGAGAAATATCATACAAGCTTCAAGCTTCGAAAAACACTAAGGTAATGTAAATCACAAGCAcacttcaaattaaaaattgtcTATAAAATAAGATGAAGAGAGACTTAAGCATATAataggaaaaaaagaacaaacacacaaacctcAGAGCCAGCAACCTACTTATGAGCTAAGGTACTCATCTTACCCGTATGAATATATAGTTTATATagttatttatatatataattatatttaGATTTGATTTTCACTTAATGCTGACATGTAGCATCCATATTTCCAGAGGGCACTTTTAGCTTGCCAATACCCTCCTCCGCATGCTTATAATTAGTAAAAATCCCTAACTATAAtaatctaaaacaaaaaagaacatggctcaacaataAGCAAAAAATAGGATAATTGCACTTATGATTCATTGTACGGTTTTGTTAAACAAGCATCAGTGTGGGTAGCTGGTgctgtctggaaaaaaaaaatactgcaatcTTTTAAAAGCACCCCCAGTTTGATCATGTGAAACCAAAGTCTGAATGACTTAAGACAACCATAAATGGTCCTTGTGGTGATACCCGAAGGCTACACCAGGCACAAGGCAGGCAGGATCACACAACTCCCTCTGCCTCATAGATTGGGTTCACAAAAACCAGCCTCCTCAAAGCACTTTCTGTAGACACTGTGGGTAAAGTTTGGCCACCACACATTCAAAATGGCGACCCAAATCCCAGAGGCGGTCTGGCGTCTCATAGACTTTGGTCCATACATCTGCCTCATCATCATACTGGTAAAGGGAGTTCTTGCGGCTGGTGCGAAACACATGCTCCTCCACCATGACCTGTGTGGCTCGTACAAACAGGTGTAGCTTGCCTTGAAGCAGCATGGCCTTGATATACGGGCTCGTGGCTTGGTCAAAAGGCAGATCCCTCTTGCGGCTCCATGTGTTCTTCTCGATGTCGTAGACCTCCACGGTGAATGTGCGCTGGTGGTTCCTGCAGATTCCAGCAATGTAGTAGATACAGTTCTTATGCAAGGCAGCGAGACCCTGGCTCCGAGGGACGCTCATCGGAGCGAGATGACTCCAGTAGTCCTTACGGGGATCAAAGCAGAAGAAATACTCACctgcagaaaacaaacataatttAGAGTTTTTGTCAGCTGTTTTCACATATTCTTCAGCCatttaaatgttgaatatttGACATATTTCATTGTGAAGCAGGAAATAATTCTTATCCTGTTCAGCTCACTGTTGAGAAAAGTTGTCCACATAAACTCACCTTGGAGAACATAAATGCGGTCCCTGTATTCCACAGCACTGTGAAACTCCATTGCCACTGGCATAGGACTGACTGCTGTCCAACAGTTGTCCCTGGCATCATAGCATTCAActgattttaatgcatttcgTCCATCACCTTCATAAACTCGGCCTCCCAGTGCATAAAGCTTCCCACAGCAGTGCACCAGCCTGCATCCTATCCTCGCTCTGAGCAGAGGTGCACGTGGAAGCCATCGATTGCCTGCATGTTCATACTGCCAGAAGTCACTCTCTGCCCGATGGTCTATGGACACCTCACTGTTGCTCGGTCTGTACCCTCCAGCAATATAGATGTCGTTCTCTGAGGACACCAAGATTCCGACCTCCCGGAGATCATTGGGTGGTTTGCAGAGCTTGAACACCCTTCCTGTGGCTATGTCCAGGCAAGGCACCGTCTGCTTCTTCCCTGAGTGTTTGTGAGCGGCATCGAAGCAGATGACCATCTCAGAAGCAGTCATACCCAGGCGCTGTGGGCAACCATTGGTGCCAGTGAGGCGAGCTTTGGCCTCAGCAGGGTCCTTAGATAGAGACAGGGCACAAGCAAAGGGGGCAGGTATCCGACTGAGGAAGGCCTCATCCAGCAAGGGCAGACGGATACACTGGGAAAAAACCTCAGCTAAGTGGGCCTCTCGGCCAGGCAGATCGTGCTCCAGCCAGCGTACTATGCTCTCATAGACGTGCTCTTCCTTCTCCACATTGAGGTCATCATTGTTTAAAATGCTAACGAGCTGCTCCTTGGTCATCTGTAGGAACTCTTGCTCCCAGGAAAC contains:
- the kbtbd8 gene encoding kelch repeat and BTB domain-containing protein 8 — its product is MAASGEVGKLLQVQNGTPPTTNYNGVDAVHACNILQQLKALYDEAQLTDIVVEVDHGKTFSCHRNVLAAISPYFRSMFTSGLTESNQREVRIVGVESESMHLVLDYAYTSRVTLSESNVQALFTAASIFQIPALQDQCAQFMISRLDPQNCIGVYMFADAYGHQELRERSQDYIRKKFLCVSWEQEFLQMTKEQLVSILNNDDLNVEKEEHVYESIVRWLEHDLPGREAHLAEVFSQCIRLPLLDEAFLSRIPAPFACALSLSKDPAEAKARLTGTNGCPQRLGMTASEMVICFDAAHKHSGKKQTVPCLDIATGRVFKLCKPPNDLREVGILVSSENDIYIAGGYRPSNSEVSIDHRAESDFWQYEHAGNRWLPRAPLLRARIGCRLVHCCGKLYALGGRVYEGDGRNALKSVECYDARDNCWTAVSPMPVAMEFHSAVEYRDRIYVLQGEYFFCFDPRKDYWSHLAPMSVPRSQGLAALHKNCIYYIAGICRNHQRTFTVEVYDIEKNTWSRKRDLPFDQATSPYIKAMLLQGKLHLFVRATQVMVEEHVFRTSRKNSLYQYDDEADVWTKVYETPDRLWDLGRHFECVVAKLYPQCLQKVL